The stretch of DNA TAAAACTTACAGgtaaaatataacatttattttacaaatatgcaattaGATCATCTAACAATATACAACAAGCAATTTTACACCAAACATcgtaaagaaaatttaataaactaTCCATTCATAACTACAAATATGCACTTGCAACAAATTTAGACTACATGCATATTACATATTTACCATAAATGATGCTTTAATTATTACCACATCTGAACAAAAGTTACGAGTACAATATAACATTCTTTTACAAATACATAGTTCATCTGTAATTTTACACCAGACATTATATTCATGTAGATTGGCATCTACTAAGCCAAAACGACTCTATATAGTTGTACAGCGATATCTAACACTGGTCGCCTATACATAgtctctctaaaaaaattccacgTCCATCGGtgcatcaaataaaattatttctactaACTAAATTCGCTAAACGAattgctccctccgtttcataatataaaatgtttgactttttttttcaatgtttactcatttgtcttatttaaaaaaattataaaatatcatttattttgcttgtgacttactttattatcaaaagaattttaagcataccttatcatttttatatttgtactaaatttttaaataaaacgaatggttaaacgttataaaaaaagtcaaaatatgttacgttatgaaacgtaGTAATTAACTCGATCTCCCAACAATAAATTCATactaagagcaactccaagaGAATAGTCATCTCACTTGCTATagttaaatttgataattttgtataaaaattatgcTCCAAGAGAATGGCTATATGACTTGTCATGCCATTTGAATGCCTAAATTTGAGCCCTCAATGGCCACATCTAGCAACTCATTCCCCCACTAGCATATCCGTGGGTCCCACGTGGatgggacccacttgtcatCCTCTCTTTGTCAGGATTTAGAGAGTGGGGATAGGTAGTCTCTTGAAGATGCTATATGAGTTTAAGTtgctaaaactaaaataaatggctaaattttgatttggagtgttaaaatttaaccattctcatttggagatgctctaaaatATCCATAAAATTTCTCAGGCACCATCCAATCCAACTTcctcattaaaaaaaaccccaacCCAACCTCCTAAATACGGGATGGGAACCGGTAATTAACCCGGCCTcccgcctcgcctcctcccccatTTCTCGACCGCCCCCAcaacgcgcgcgcgcacgtgCGCCACGTGCCACCGCCAtggccgacgccggcgagcccccTCCCCCGCTCTGCCCCCTCTGCGgccacccctccgccgcctcctacgcggcggcggcggcgtccccctcgccggcggcgaggccaccGATGAAGAGGAAGGCGGCGCCGCCCGAGGCGCCGCCGACGGTGGTGCGGGTGGAGATCGGAGACGAGGCCGCGGCGCTgcgggaggcggtggcgaggcaGCACGCGGCGCTGGGGGACCTCCAGGCGGAGCTGGACGCGgagcgcggggcggcggcgggggccgcCAGCGAGGCCATGACGATGATCCTCAGGCTGCAGAGGGAGAAGGCCGAGGCCATGATGGAGGCGCGGCAGTTCAGGCGGTACGCCGAGGAGAAGATGTCGCACGACGCCGCGGAGCTCGCCGCGCTGGAGGAGTTGCTCGCCAAGCGAGACGCCTCGCTGCGCGCGCTCCAGCCGTCCCGCCTCGGCGCGCTGTCGATCCCGGCGTCCCCGCTCGTCTGCGCCTCGCCGCACCACTACCCTTCCACGCCgacgcccgccgcggcggtggcggccgcgaACTACCCGCCGCTGCGGTGCTTCATCGACCACCCGCCGACGGCCTCGGAGGCGGACGCGCTCGACGCGCAGACGCCGCGCGACCACCTCTCCCGCCTCTCCCACCGCGTCCACATGCTCGAGCGCCCCGTTCACCCGACGGCCACCAccacgaccaccaccacccccatcATCCGCGTCGCGCCGGGCTCCGCCTTCCCGCGCCAAGCGCGCGCCTACTCCGACGTCGACAGCCTCGACTTCTGCGACGGCGAGTACTTCCCCGACGACGACTGCGGCGCCAGTGACCGGGTCTACACCGTCGACGCCAtccacggccgcggcggcgccccacTGGCCGTACCCGAGGGCTCCTACTACGGCGGAACGCCGGCCGGGAGCtcatgcggcggcggcggcgcgccctGGGCGGAGGACGAGGAGATGCGGCGGCTCAGCGCGCGCCTGCAGGC from Oryza brachyantha chromosome 12, ObraRS2, whole genome shotgun sequence encodes:
- the LOC107305396 gene encoding myosin-binding protein 7-like gives rise to the protein MADAGEPPPPLCPLCGHPSAASYAAAAASPSPAARPPMKRKAAPPEAPPTVVRVEIGDEAAALREAVARQHAALGDLQAELDAERGAAAGAASEAMTMILRLQREKAEAMMEARQFRRYAEEKMSHDAAELAALEELLAKRDASLRALQPSRLGALSIPASPLVCASPHHYPSTPTPAAAVAAANYPPLRCFIDHPPTASEADALDAQTPRDHLSRLSHRVHMLERPVHPTATTTTTTTPIIRVAPGSAFPRQARAYSDVDSLDFCDGEYFPDDDCGASDRVYTVDAIHGRGGAPLAVPEGSYYGGTPAGSSCGGGGAPWAEDEEMRRLSARLQALEADRETMRQAIVSMGADKAQVVLLKEIAQHLCKEVAPPLPAVTVGHHLYKGAAAPPAVTVKVAPPVPPLIMHRRMIEAQPIVRTSYVASVVKWVTSIISWRRKTPRIKYPVGQRGNNVGLLLLLDKAHRPGHGHQKMPKKI